The proteins below are encoded in one region of Misgurnus anguillicaudatus chromosome 24, ASM2758022v2, whole genome shotgun sequence:
- the aasdhppt gene encoding L-aminoadipate-semialdehyde dehydrogenase-phosphopantetheinyl transferase — translation MDGVRWAFRCGSWVPTRSEWILAARCVQLEEKERIGRFVFAKDAKSAMAGRLLIRKLVCEKMGYAWDGFRLERTARGKPYLPRPSPSAGHAHSHTHWNFNVSHQGDYAVLAAEPGRQVGVDVMKTSRPGSSSTQEFFRIMNRQFTDLEWTNIRKAGSDWDQLDTFYRHWALKESFIKAIGTGLGFDLQRVEFHISPNQMREGQVYRQTRMYLDNEEEEWTFEESLLDKDHHAAVALGKQDICTSKEDEATPLSFTLLSFNDLVSRATPLSEEDPAYWESFQRKKDTPSRQSEQQ, via the exons ATGGACGGGGTCCGGTGGGCGTTCCGTTGCGGTTCATGGGTCCCGACCCGTTCAGAGTGGATACTAGCGGCTCGCTGCGTTCAGCTGGAGGAAAAAGAGAGAATTGGACGTTTTGTGTTTGCCAAAGATGCGAAATCTGCAATG GCTGGACGTCTTCTTATCAGAAAGCTGGTGTGTGAGAAGATGGGTTATGCATGGGATGGATTTCGACTGGAACGAACAGCGCGGGGTAAACCCTACCTGCCACGCCCCTCACCTTCCGCAGGCCACGCCCACAGTCACACCCACTGGAACTTTAACGTGTCCCATCAAGGAGATTACGCGGTGCTGGCAGCCGAACCTGGACGACAGGTGGGCGTTGATGTCATGAAGACCAGCAGACCAG GTAGTAGCTCAACACAGGAGTTTTTCCGCATTATGAATCGTCAGTTCACAGATCTGGAGTGGACGAATATCCGGAAAGCCGGGTCGGACTGGGACCAACTGGACACGTTCTACAGACACTGG GCATTGAAGGAAAGTTTCATCAAAGCGATCGGCACAGGGCTGGGCTTCGACCTGCAGAGGGTGGAGTTTCACATTTCACCCAATCAGATGCGAGAGGGTCAAGTGTACCGCCAGACACGAATGTACCTGGATAATGAAGAAGAGGAGTGGACGTTTGAG GAGAGCTTACTGGATAAAGATCATCATGCTGCCGTGGCTCTGGGGAAGCAAGATATCTGCACATCTAAA GAGGATGAGGCCACGCCCCTTTCATTCACACTTTTGAGTTTCAATGATCTGGTATCTAGAGCCACACCCCTATCAGAGGAAGATCCCGCCTACTGGGAAAGCTTTCAGAGAAAAAAGGACACACCTTCAAGACAAAGTGAACAGCAGTGA
- the msantd4 gene encoding uncharacterized protein msantd4, producing MDYLQMKHLKRKRKSNYSVKETQTLIREIHKRREILFSRQQNMAINELKRRAWEEVADSVNALGEGELRTAAEVKRRYLDWRALMKRKQLQAELASGLKAEFEPSSPDNEASPGGGDQSLDLSGFSKDSACEWQDLTDLGEPSTHTTGVKMEDDETSSYRLEAEVGECGEGEEDDEDCFPSILPDMDREGRVPEVFAHIDEFGMLSSTKPTSGAASARDLGIGIGSVTAMGVPGLGLAGGDSTSLLVALERQRLDLEKHRLQVESERLQVEKERLLVEKERLRQGEVERERLQLEKERLQVERERLRLLVQQNTPLLQSPAPSTSTATPTTSSSIPSSSSLDGEKDRKTSWPSAVDLEAEKLKLEKERLLLEKERLQFFKFESGRLQIEKERLQVEKERLQLHKDGQQMALHS from the exons ATGGACTACCTTCAGATGAAGCACCTGAAAAGAAAGCGGAAGAGTAACTACAGCGTAAAGGAAACTCAAACCCTGATCCGAGAGATCCACAAACGGCGTGAGATTTTGTTTTCGCGGCAGCAGAACATGGCCATCAACGAGTTGAAGCGGCGCGCATGGGAAGAAGTCGCAGACAGCGTCAACGCTCTTGGAGAAGGAGAGCTACGGACCGCGGCTGAGGTCAAGCGACGCTACCTAGACTGGCGTGCCCTTATGAAACGAAAACAGCTTCAGGCTGAGCTGGCGTCGGGACTGAAGGCAGAGTTTGAACCTTCATCTCCGGATAATGAGGCATCTCCGGGTGGCGGTGACCAGTCACTGGATCTCAGCGGGTTCTCCAAGGACTCTGCCTGTGAATGGCAGGATCTGACGGACCTCGGAGAGCCGAGCACTCACACCACTGGTGTTAAAATGGAGGATGATGAGACCAGCAGCTACAGA TTGGAGGCAGAGGTCGGAGAGTGTGGTGAGGGTGAGGAGGATGATGAAGACTGCTTTCCCTCCATCCTGCCTGATATGGACCGGGAGGGGCGTGTCCCAGAGGTCTTTGCTCACATCGATGAATTTGGCATGTTGAGCTCCACAAAACCTACATCAGGAGCAGCGTCCGCCCGAGACCTGGGCATCGGGATCGGCAGCGTGACCGCGATGGGTGTACCGGGTTTGGGCCTGGCTGGTGGGGACAGCACAAGTctgctggtggcgctagagAGGCAGAGATTGGACCTTGAGAAGCACCGCTTGCAGGTGGAGTCTGAACGGTTGCAGGTGGAGAAAGAGCGCCTGCTGGTGGAGAAGGAGAGGTTGAGGCAGGGGGAGGTGGAGAGAGAAAGGTTGCAGCTGGAAAAGGAACGTCTGCAGGTAGAGAGAGAGCGATTAAGACTGCTTGTGCAACAAAACACGCCCCTCCTGCAAAGCCCCGCCCCTTCGACATCCACAGCCACTCCGACCACTTCATCCTCCATTCCCTCCTCATCTTCGTTGGACGGAGAGAAGGACAGGAAGACGTCCTGGCCTTCAGCAGTGGATTTGGAGGCAGAGAAGCTGAAGTTAGAGAAAGAGCGCCTCCTGCTTGAGAAAGAGAGACTGCAGTTTTTTAAGTTTGAGTCGGGTAGACTGCAAATAGAGAAAGAGCGCCTGCAGGTGGAGAAAGAACGACTACAGCTTCATAAAGATGGTCAGCAGATGGCCCTGCATTCTTGA